Proteins from a single region of Rhinolophus sinicus isolate RSC01 linkage group LG13, ASM3656204v1, whole genome shotgun sequence:
- the DEFB121 gene encoding beta-defensin 121, whose product MKLILLFLTVTLPLAQVIPVTKCWGKLGKCRIMCEESEVFYILCNAEAKCCVHPKYVPVDTGSSNSTGSLREPSAV is encoded by the exons ATGAAgctcattcttttgtttttgactGTTACCCTGCCACTAGCCCAGGTCATCCCAG TCACGAAGTGTTGGGGTAAGTTGGGAAAGTGCAGAATCATGTGTGAAGAGAGTGAAGTATTCTACATACTATGCAATGCTGAGGCTAAGTGCTGTGTCCATCCCAAGTATGTACCTGTCGACACAGGATCCTCAAACTCAACTGGGAGCCTGCGAGAACCTTCTGCAGTCTGA